One Amaranthus tricolor cultivar Red isolate AtriRed21 chromosome 10, ASM2621246v1, whole genome shotgun sequence genomic window carries:
- the LOC130825440 gene encoding cellulose synthase-like protein D4, with amino-acid sequence MASSDHSKKNTRSQGGSGNIESQNTQTFSGGNTQGVKFARRTSSGRYVTLSREDLDMSGEFSGDYMNYTVHIPPTPDHQPMDTSSTVAAKAEEQYVSNSLFTGGFNSVTRAHLMDKVTDSDSIQAYNVARGKAGYCQMPVCDGIALKDDRGNRVYPCECRFSICNDCFIDAQKSSGACPGCKEPYRLGDYDDDTPDFVSGALPLPDPNKGNGDRRMTSRNKGGEFDHNKWLFNETQGTYGHGTAYWPPEDSYDGNDDGISGVLEAADKPFKPLSRVIPIPSGIISPYRLLILIRLVFLCLFLVWRVQHPNEDAVWLWLISIICEIWFAISWLLDIIPKLCPINRSTDLNALKEKFESPSPLNPTGRSDLPGVDLFVSTADPEKEPPLVTANTILSILAVDYPVEKLACYVSDDGGALLTFEAMAEAASFAELWVPFCRKHDIEPRNPETYFALKGDPTKNKLQPDFVKDRRKIEREYDEFKVRINGLPDSIRRRSDAFNAREEMKMMKQMRDSGTDRAEPLRAQKATWMADGTHWPGTWVFSASDHSRGDHAGILQVMLKPPPPDPIMGTQDEEQLIDYSYTDVRLPMFVYVSREKRPGYDHNKKAGAMNALVRSSAILSNGPFILNLDCDHYFYNCKAIREGMCFMLDRGGEDICYIQFPQRFEGIDPSDRYANRNNVFFDGNMRALDGLQGPVYVGTGTMFRRFALYGFFPPNTEKDVNKDKDIETQALNTLELDTELDVNLLPKRFGNSTMLSESIPIAEYQGRPLADHPAVKYGRPPGALRVPREPLDSSIVAEAVSVISCWYEDKTEWGDRVGWIYGSVTEDVVTGYRMHNRGWRSVYCITKRDAFRGSAPINLTDRLHQVLRWATGSVEIFFSRNNAFLATRNLKLLQRMAYINVGIYPFTSIFLIMYCFLPALSLFSGQFIVQTLSITFLCYLLIMTICLIALAILEVKWSGIELEEWWRNEQFWLIGGTSSHLAAVVQGLLKVIAGIEISFTLTSKSASEDEDDVFAELYLVKWSSLMLPPIVIAMVNIIAIMYGFAKTIYSTTPSWSKFMGGAFFAFWVLAHLYPFAKGLMGRRRKTPTIVFVWSGLIAITISLLYIAINPPSGSGASAAFQFP; translated from the exons atggcATCTTCTGatcattcaaagaaaaataCACGGAGTCAAGGAGGCTCAGGGAATATTGAGTCCCAAAATACTCAAACTTTCTCAGGTGGCAACACCCAAGGGGTGAAGTTTGCTAGGAGGACATCGAGTGGTAGGTACGTCACCTTATCGAGGGAAGACTTAGACATGTCTGGAGAATTTTCGGGGGATTATATGAATTACACAGTTCACATTCCTCCTACACCGGATCATCAACCAATGGATACCTCCTCCACGGTGGCAGCTAAGGCTGAAGAACAGTATGTTTCGAACTCGTTATTCACAGGAGGATTTAATAGCGTAACAAGGGCTCATCTTATGGATAAAGTCACAGATTCTGACTCCATTCAAGCTTATAATGTGGCTCGTGGGAAAGCGGGTTATTGTCAAATGCCTGTTTGTGATGGGATTGCTTTGAAAGATGATCGAGGGAATCGGGTGTACCCTTGTGAATgcag ATTTTCAATATGTAATGATTGCTTTATCGATGCACAAAAGAGCAGTGGGGCATGCCCAGGATGTAAGGAGCCCTACAGACTAGGAGACTATGATGACGACACACCAGATTTCGTTAGTGGAGCCCTTCCATTACCAGATCCAAACAAGGGAAATGGAGATCGTCGAATGACAAGCCGAAACAAAGGTGGTGAATTTGACCATAATAAGTGGTTGTTTAATGAAACACAAGGGACTTATGGCCATGGAACAGCTTATTGGCCTCCAGAGGATTCATATGATGGTAACGATGATGGTATAAGTGGTGTTCTTGAAGCTGCTGATAAGCCCTTTAAGCCTCTTAGTAGGGTTATTCCTATTCCTAGTGGTATTATTAGTCCTTACAGGTTACTAATATTGATACGCTTAGTTTTTCTATGCCTATTTTTAGTATGGCGTGTACAACATCCTAATGAGGATGCCGTATGGCTATGGCTTATATCGATAATATGCGAAATATGGTTTGCTATTTCTTGGTTACTTGACATCATTCCTAAACTATGTCCTATTAACCGATCCACTGACCTCAATGCCcttaaagaaaaatttgaatCACCATCACCATTGAATCCTACTGGACGGTCTGACCTACCTGGTGTCGATCTTTTTGTCTCGACAGCTGACCCGGAGAAAGAACCTCCGCTTGTGACGGCTAACACAATCCTCTCAATCTTAGCTGTTGATTATCCTGTTGAGAAGTTAGCATGCTATGTGTCCGATGATGGGGGTGCCCTCTTAACCTTTGAGGCAATGGCTGAAGCAGCTAGCTTTGCGGAATTATGGGTCCCATTTTGTAGAAAACATGATATTGAACCTAGGAATCCTGAGACGTATTTTGCTTTGAAGGGTGATCCGACTAAAAATAAGTTGCAACCCGATTTTGTTAAGGATAGAAGGAAGATTGAGCGAGAATATGATGAATTTAAGGTTCGGATTAATGGATTACCAGATTCCATTAGAAGGCGATCTGATGCATTCAATGCGAGAGAggagatgaagatgatgaaacaGATGAGGGATAGTGGTACAGATCGAGCTGAACCTCTTCGAGCACAAAAGGCAACTTGGATGGCAGATGGAACTCATTGGCCTGGTACTTGGGTTTTCTCTGCTAGTGATCATAGTAGAGGTGACCATGCAGGAATCCTTCAG GTAATGTTGAAGCCACCACCACCAGATCCGATCATGGGGACACAGGACGAGGAGCAACTCATTGACTACTCTTACACCGACGTACGTCTCCCTATGTTTGTGTACGTGTCACGTGAAAAGCGGCCTGGCTATGACCACAACAAGAAGGCCGGAGCCATGAACGCATTGGTGCGATCATCAGCCATCCTCTCAAATGGcccttttattcttaatcttgaTTGTGATCACTACTTTTACAATTGTAAGGCCATTCGAGAAGGCATGTGCTTCATGCTTGATCGAGGGGGTGAAGATATTTGTTACATTCAGTTTCCTCAAAGATTTGAAGGCATTGATCCTTCTGATCGATATGCTAATCGAAACAATGTGTTCTTTGATGGGAATATGCGTGCTCTCGATGGTCTCCAG GGTCCGGTTTATGTGGGAACGGGTACAATGTTCAGGAGATTTGCATTATATGGGTTCTTCCCACCAAATACAGAAAAGGATGTAAACAAAGACAAAGATATAGAAACCCAAGCATTGAATACGTTAGAACTTGACACGGAACTGGATGTGAATCTACTGCCAAAGAGGTTTGGCAACTCGACAATGCTGTCAGAATCAATACCCATTGCAGAGTATCAAGGGCGGCCATTGGCTGATCACCCTGCAGTTAAATATGGAAGGCCTCCTGGTGCTCTTCGAGTCCCTCGCGAGCCCCTTGACTCTAGTATTGTAGCTGAAGCTGTCTCTGTAATCTCTTGTTG GTATGAAGACAAAACAGAATGGGGAGACAGAGTTGGATGGATCTATGGTTCAGTTACAGAAGATGTAGTAACAGGCTATAGGATGCACAACCGTGGATGGAGGTCAGTCTACTGCATAACAAAACGAGATGCCTTTCGTGGATCTGCTCCAATCAACCTGACTGATCGGCTACACCAGGTACTACGATGGGCTACAGGTTCTGTTGAAATCTTTTTCTCAAGAAACAACGCCTTCTTAGCTACTCGCAACTTAAAGCTCCTACAAAGGATGGCGTATATTAATGTTGGAATATACCCTTTCACCTCTATTTTTCTCATCATGTACTGTTTTCTTCCTGCACTCTCACTCTTCTCCGGCCAGTTTATTGTGCAGACACTTAGTATTACATTCTTGTGTTACTTATTAATTATGACCATCTGTCTGATAGCTTTGGCTATTTTAGAGGTTAAATGGTCAGGGATTGAGTTAGAGGAATGGTGGAGAAATGAGCAGTTTTGGCTCATTGGTGGAACTAGTTCTCATCTTGCTGCTGTTGTTCAAGGGCTTCTAAAAGTAATTGCAG GTATTGAAATTTCGTTCACATTAACCTCAAAATCAGCatcagaagatgaagatgatgtatTTGCGGAGCTTTACCTAGTAAAATGGAGTTCATTGATGCTTCCACCAATAGTGATAGCAATGGTAAACATTATAGCAATAATGTATGGTTTTGCTAAGACCATATATAGCACAACACCTTCATGGAGCAAATTTATGGGTGGTgcattttttgctttttgggTGTTGGCTCATTTGTACCCTTTTGCTAAAGGATTGATGGGCAGAAGAAGAAAAACTCCAACAATTGTGTTTGTTTGGTCTGGATTGATTGCCATCACAATCTCTTTACTTTACATTGCTATTAATCCTCCCTCTGGTTCAGGAGCCAGTGCAGCTTTTCAATTCCCTTGA